The following is a genomic window from Streptomyces lincolnensis.
TCGGTGAAGGTCTGGCCGCAGAAGCGCGGGAAGGTCGGGAAGCAGAGCGCGGACTGGACGTGGTTGACGTCCATGTCGGCGAGGCGGGCGGGCACGTCGTAGGAACCCGGCCGCATCTGCTCGTAGGTGATGATCTCCAGCTTGATCTCGTCCCTGCTGTATCCCACGGCCGTGTCGAGGCGGGTGAGGGGCCGGTTCAGGTTCTCGTAGACCCACCAGTCGCCGATCGGTCCGTCGTCGCCGGGGGCGCCCATCACGGGCCGGAACCGGCCGCCGAGGAAGGACATCTCCTTCAGCGGTGCGCGGACTATGCGCGGGCCGGTGTCCAGGTACTTCTTCGGGAGCCGGTCCTGCCAGACGGTGGCGGGCTCCACGGTGTGGTCGTCGACGGAGATGATCAGGGGGAAGGTCGCGTCGTTCTCCATGCTGGTCTCCATGGCGCTCACGGTAGCGCCGATCTGACGGTCCGTCAGCTGTGTGGACCGGCCCCGGTTCCGTCCGAACCGCCCCTGGTCATGACGGTTCCTGTGCGGACGTGTGCGGAGAGTGTGTGAGGGCCTTGTGATATACCGCGCGTCTGCCTGTGATGGCTCCCTGCACAGCTGACGCATCTGCCATGAACAAGGCAAACTGGCGGGGTCGCACAGTGACCTAGGGGGACGACGGTGATGGACGGTGTACCGCGCGTGCCGCAGCAGTGGCGTCCCGGCTCCGAGGAGGAGGCGGTGACCGTGCCGCTGCGCTTCGGCGTGCTCGGACCCGTACGTGCCTGGCGCGGCGAGGAGGCGCTGAGTACCGGTTCCCCCCAGCAACGCGCCCTGCTGGCCGCCCTGCTGCTGCGCGAGGGCCGCACGGCGACCGCGGGTGAGCTGATCGACGCCCTGTGGGGCGAGGAGCCGCCCTCGCAGGCGCTGGCCGCGGTGCGCACGTACGCCTCCCGGCTGCGCAAGGTGCTGGACGCCGGGGTCATGGTGAGCGAGTCCGGCGGGTACGCGATCCGCGGGCTGCCCGAGGGCGCCCTCGACCTGGCCGTCGCCCAGGACCTGGCGACCGAGGCGGAGAAGGCGAGGAACGCCGGGGACCTGTGCCACGCGCGGGACGTCCTCGGCCGGGCCCTGGCGCTGTGGGACGGCGAGGTGCTCGCCGGGGTGCCGGGCCCGTACGCGGAGGCCCAGCGCGTCCGCCTGGAGGAGTGGCGGCTGCAACTCCTCGAATCCCGCCTGGACATGGACCTGGAGCAGGGCTGCCACGCGGAGGCGATCTCCGAACTGACCGCCCTGACGGCCGCGCACCCGCTGCGCGAGCGCCTGCGCGAACTCCTGATGCTGGCCCTCTACCGCAGCGGCCGCCAGGCCGAGGCCCTGGCGGTGTACGCGGACACCCGCCGGCTCCTCGCCGACGAACTCGGCGTCGACCCGCGGCCCGGGCTGAGCGAACTCCAGCAGCGCATCCTCCGGGCCGACCCGGGCCTCGCGGAGCCCTCGGCCCCGCGGGCGGAGCCCCCGGTGGCGCCGGTCAGGCCCGCCCAGCTCCCGGCCACCGTCCCGGACTTCACCGGCCGCACGGCCTTCGTCTCCGAGCTCGGCGCGGTGCTGGCCTCCGCCGAGGGCCGGGTCATGGCGGTGTCGGCGCTGGCCGGCATCGGCGGCGTCGGCAAGACCACCCTCGCGGTGCACGTCGCCCACCAGGCCCGGACCGCCTTCCCGGACGGCCAGCTGTACGTCGACCTCCAGGGCACCGGCGCCCGGGCGGCCGAACCGGAGACGGTCCTCGGCTCCTTCCTGCGGGCGCTCGGCACCGCCGACTCCGCGATCCCCGACTCCCTGGAGGAACGGGCGGCGCTGTACCGCTCGGTCCTGGACGGCCGCCGGGTGCTGGTGCTGCTGGACAACGCGCGCGACGCCGCCCAGATCCGGCCGCTGCTGCCCGGCACCGCGGGCTGCGCGGCCCTGATCACCTCCCGGGTCCGGATGGTCGACCTCGCCGGGGCACACCTGGTGGACCTCGACGTGATGTCCCCCGACGAGGCCCTGTCCCTGTTCACCAAGATCGTCGGCGAGGAGCGGGTGGGCGCCGAGCGGGACGCCGCGCTGGACGTGGTGGCGGCCTGCGGCTTCCTGCCGCTGGCGATCCGTATCGCCGCCTCCCGTCTCGCCGCCCGCCGCACCTGGACGGTGTCGGTGCTCGCCGCCAAGCTGGCCGACGAGCGCCGCCGCCTGGACGAACTCCAGGCCGGCGACCTCGCCGTCAAGGCGACCTTCGAACTCGGCTACGGCCAGCTGGAGCCCGCCCAGGCCCGCGCCTTCCGCCTGCTGGGCCTGGCCGACGGCCCCGACATCTCCCTGGCCGCCGCCGCGGCGGTGCTCGACCTCCCCGTGGAGGACACCGAGGACCTGCTGGAGGCCCTCGTCGACACCTCCCTGCTGGAATCGGCGGCTCCCGGCCGCTACCGCTACCACGATCTGGTCCGGCTCTACGCGCGTGCGTGCGCCGAGCGGGACGAGTGGCCGCCGAGCGAGCGGCACGCGGCGATGTCCCGGCTGCTGGACTTCTACCTGGCCACGGCGGCCGGCGGCTACGTCCTGGAGCGCCCCGGCGACCGGCTCGTCGACCACCTGGCCACCCCCGAGTACCCGGGCCTGTCCTTCGCCGACCGGCACCGGGCGCAGGACTGGCTGTACGCGGAGGCGGTGTCCCTGCTGGCCTGCGTCCGCCAGTGCGCGGGCACGGACCTGCTCAGGCGGGCGGTGGACGTGCTGTGGGCGGCGGTGGACCTGGCCGAGTCGGGCACCAACTCCAAGGCGTACGAGCAGGTCGCCTCGGCGCTGCGCGAGGCGGCCCGGGAGGCCGGTGACCGGCGCGCGGAGGCGCGGGCGCTGATCACCCTGGCCTACGCGCACAGCGTCACCGGCCGCTTCGACCTGGCCGACGAGGAGGCCTCCCGGGCCCGGGAGCTGACCGCCGGCTCGCACGACCCGCTGGCGAGCTGCTGGTCGTCCAACATCCTCGGCGTGATCGCGCTCTACCAGAGCCGCCACGACGACGGCGAGGCCCATCTCGCCCGCG
Proteins encoded in this region:
- a CDS encoding AfsR/SARP family transcriptional regulator gives rise to the protein MDGVPRVPQQWRPGSEEEAVTVPLRFGVLGPVRAWRGEEALSTGSPQQRALLAALLLREGRTATAGELIDALWGEEPPSQALAAVRTYASRLRKVLDAGVMVSESGGYAIRGLPEGALDLAVAQDLATEAEKARNAGDLCHARDVLGRALALWDGEVLAGVPGPYAEAQRVRLEEWRLQLLESRLDMDLEQGCHAEAISELTALTAAHPLRERLRELLMLALYRSGRQAEALAVYADTRRLLADELGVDPRPGLSELQQRILRADPGLAEPSAPRAEPPVAPVRPAQLPATVPDFTGRTAFVSELGAVLASAEGRVMAVSALAGIGGVGKTTLAVHVAHQARTAFPDGQLYVDLQGTGARAAEPETVLGSFLRALGTADSAIPDSLEERAALYRSVLDGRRVLVLLDNARDAAQIRPLLPGTAGCAALITSRVRMVDLAGAHLVDLDVMSPDEALSLFTKIVGEERVGAERDAALDVVAACGFLPLAIRIAASRLAARRTWTVSVLAAKLADERRRLDELQAGDLAVKATFELGYGQLEPAQARAFRLLGLADGPDISLAAAAAVLDLPVEDTEDLLEALVDTSLLESAAPGRYRYHDLVRLYARACAERDEWPPSERHAAMSRLLDFYLATAAGGYVLERPGDRLVDHLATPEYPGLSFADRHRAQDWLYAEAVSLLACVRQCAGTDLLRRAVDVLWAAVDLAESGTNSKAYEQVASALREAAREAGDRRAEARALITLAYAHSVTGRFDLADEEASRARELTAGSHDPLASCWSSNILGVIALYQSRHDDGEAHLARAIEGFRSCDDRPGEASALCNLSRIHLATGRTESAVALARQGTQMYDAMGHALKGANGRYALGLALTQHGTLPEAAARLQEALTVFRDSRQRLWEGMSLFRLAEVDLAARRPAQAASNAETALTVLRGIGGEWRRANVLVVLGHALNGIGQVGRSQVCWRDALEVFEALGAPEADTVRSLLKPLAVA